The Lujinxingia litoralis genome has a window encoding:
- the nth gene encoding endonuclease III, which yields MTKTLRTKKARSARADAIGALLDEYYPTTPVPLDHSDAYTLLVAVLLSAQCTDKRVNMVTPDLFAMADNPFDMARLQVDQIQHAIRSCGLAPTKAKNIHALSHLLIEEFDGEVPGTLKELTKLPGVGRKTAQVVLSQWFDVPSFPVDTHIHRLAERWGLSKAKNVRQTEEDLRALFPESTWNARHLQIIFYGREYCPARGHDLASCPICKAIEAGEL from the coding sequence GTGACAAAGACGTTGCGCACCAAAAAAGCCCGTAGCGCCCGCGCCGACGCCATCGGCGCCCTCCTCGATGAGTACTATCCCACCACGCCGGTGCCCCTGGACCATAGCGACGCCTACACGCTGCTGGTGGCGGTGCTCCTCTCGGCTCAGTGCACCGATAAGCGCGTGAACATGGTCACGCCCGATCTCTTCGCGATGGCCGACAACCCCTTTGATATGGCGCGCCTGCAGGTCGACCAGATCCAGCACGCGATTCGCTCCTGCGGACTGGCGCCCACCAAAGCCAAAAACATCCACGCGCTCTCCCATCTGCTGATCGAGGAGTTCGATGGCGAGGTGCCCGGCACGCTCAAAGAGCTCACCAAACTCCCGGGCGTGGGGCGCAAGACCGCCCAGGTGGTGCTCTCGCAGTGGTTCGACGTGCCCTCCTTTCCCGTCGACACCCACATCCACCGCCTGGCCGAGCGCTGGGGCTTAAGCAAGGCCAAAAACGTCCGCCAGACCGAAGAGGACCTGCGCGCGCTCTTCCCGGAGTCGACCTGGAACGCTCGCCACCTGCAGATCATCTTCTACGGTCGGGAGTACTGCCCGGCCCGGGGCCACGACCTGGCCAGCTGCCCGATCTGCAAGGCCATTGAGGCCGGCGAGCTCTGA
- the aat gene encoding leucyl/phenylalanyl-tRNA--protein transferase gives MKRPSAELVLSAYYQGVFPMAHTEEEGRIYWYAPDPRAILPLDGMRISRRFRQRLRQQPFDIRFNSAFEAVIQACAAPRPDQPETWISEGIAEVYTELHHLGFAHSVEAWQDDTLVGGLYGVALGGLFAGESMFHRATDASKICLAHLVERLNQRGFCLLDVQFTTDHLRRLGVIEISRQAYEARLARAVQRDCSFI, from the coding sequence GTGAAGCGCCCCTCCGCAGAACTTGTCCTCTCGGCCTATTACCAGGGGGTCTTCCCCATGGCCCACACCGAGGAGGAGGGGCGCATCTACTGGTATGCGCCCGACCCCCGCGCGATTCTGCCCCTCGACGGCATGCGTATCTCTCGCCGCTTTCGCCAGCGCCTGCGCCAGCAACCCTTCGACATCCGCTTTAACAGCGCGTTTGAGGCGGTGATTCAGGCCTGCGCGGCCCCCCGGCCCGACCAACCGGAAACCTGGATCTCGGAGGGGATCGCCGAGGTCTACACCGAATTGCACCATCTGGGCTTCGCCCACTCGGTGGAGGCCTGGCAAGACGACACCCTGGTCGGGGGGCTTTACGGCGTGGCCCTGGGTGGACTATTTGCCGGAGAGTCCATGTTTCACCGGGCCACTGACGCCTCCAAAATCTGTCTGGCCCACCTGGTAGAACGCCTCAACCAGCGGGGGTTTTGCCTGCTCGACGTGCAGTTCACCACCGACCATCTCCGGCGCCTGGGCGTCATCGAGATCAGCCGCCAGGCCTACGAAGCGCGCCTGGCCCGCGCGGTCCAGAGAGACTGCTCCTTTATCTGA
- a CDS encoding serine/threonine-protein kinase produces MEESTRQNDAYPAPQGYQVSALVAERDELQVVALTEESTSAERLGLAIHYDEARLQDVAYVATRREQLSHLAEYLEELAAGGVVARKIALLELDQGPGGAGEPLLVVEACKGTSLLKAVEERWPQGMPAELALQLMARLGDLLVATHQAGYYWRDFDPRRFVLTEDLELRAQLPGAVVSKGVKLKPWQLSTHPAYTAPEVRDEASGTMLRSAADIYGAGALMSFLLSGEEPRARVESPLSYTAYERIEALELPGLTLLLARTLQPLAKKRFGRAEVFRKYLALDALPTREMKGFGMVMLPAPWLGLEMENPEKNRALKSHLSSGPLISVAVEPTPVTEDEAPPAGSADSAVERAQERAEATRGGGLSGPLLAVVIVLIIATLAYLTLGAG; encoded by the coding sequence ATGGAAGAGTCGACTCGCCAGAACGATGCCTATCCCGCGCCGCAGGGCTATCAGGTCTCCGCGTTGGTGGCCGAGCGCGACGAGCTGCAGGTGGTCGCGCTCACCGAGGAGTCCACCTCGGCCGAGCGGCTGGGGCTGGCGATCCACTACGATGAGGCCCGGCTGCAGGATGTCGCCTACGTGGCCACTCGCCGCGAGCAGCTCTCGCACCTGGCCGAGTACCTCGAGGAACTCGCCGCCGGGGGTGTGGTCGCGCGTAAGATCGCGCTGCTGGAGCTGGACCAGGGGCCGGGCGGGGCCGGTGAGCCGCTGCTGGTCGTGGAGGCCTGCAAGGGCACGTCGCTGCTCAAGGCGGTGGAGGAGCGCTGGCCCCAGGGCATGCCCGCCGAACTCGCGCTCCAGCTCATGGCCCGGCTGGGCGATCTGCTGGTGGCCACGCATCAGGCCGGGTACTACTGGCGCGATTTCGACCCGCGGCGCTTCGTGCTCACCGAGGACCTGGAGTTGCGCGCGCAGCTGCCGGGCGCGGTGGTCAGCAAGGGGGTCAAGCTCAAGCCCTGGCAGCTCTCGACCCACCCGGCCTACACCGCGCCGGAGGTGCGCGACGAGGCCTCGGGCACCATGCTGCGCAGCGCGGCCGATATCTACGGCGCCGGCGCCCTGATGAGCTTTTTGCTCAGTGGCGAGGAGCCGCGGGCCCGGGTGGAGAGCCCGCTGAGCTACACGGCCTACGAGCGCATCGAGGCGCTGGAGCTTCCCGGGCTCACGCTCCTGCTGGCGCGCACGCTGCAGCCGCTGGCCAAGAAACGCTTCGGGCGCGCCGAGGTGTTTCGCAAGTACCTGGCGCTCGACGCGTTGCCCACCCGCGAGATGAAAGGCTTTGGGATGGTGATGCTTCCGGCGCCCTGGCTGGGGCTGGAGATGGAGAACCCCGAGAAGAACCGGGCGCTGAAGAGCCACCTCTCCTCCGGGCCGCTGATCAGCGTGGCGGTCGAGCCGACGCCGGTGACCGAGGATGAAGCGCCCCCGGCGGGTTCAGCAGATTCGGCGGTGGAGCGCGCTCAGGAGCGCGCGGAAGCGACCCGCGGGGGAGGGTTAAGCGGGCCGCTGCTGGCGGTGGTCATCGTGTTGATCATCGCCACGTTGGCCTACCTCACCCTGGGCGCCGGCTAA
- the mvk gene encoding mevalonate kinase: MYGEHAVVHGFEAVACGLPLGAVARLRPGKTSTFIIEHPGGRFEADGQVLKAARGIVESFGLELEALESSVHLAVPVGAGMGSSAALAVALARAARELSGQGDEARVEEAVARAEAVFHGQASGIDQSAALRGGVFAFRRGAHPGAPPQIEPMQAPALRLVVAQVAPSASTATMVRGVHALARRYPAAITPTFEAIGQVARAGRAALEAGDVQEAGELMNVNQGLLSALGVSIAAIDAACHLARQAGALGAKLTGAGGGGCVVALSPDAEHTRLIRQAWEARDWPCFEFYLEP, encoded by the coding sequence TTGTACGGGGAACATGCCGTGGTGCATGGCTTTGAAGCGGTAGCCTGTGGGCTCCCGCTCGGGGCTGTGGCACGGCTGCGCCCCGGAAAGACATCGACCTTTATCATCGAACATCCCGGGGGGCGCTTTGAGGCCGACGGCCAGGTTCTGAAGGCCGCCCGGGGTATCGTGGAGAGCTTCGGGCTGGAGCTCGAAGCGCTGGAGAGCTCGGTGCACCTGGCGGTGCCGGTGGGCGCGGGGATGGGGAGCTCGGCGGCGCTGGCCGTGGCGCTGGCCCGGGCGGCCCGCGAGCTCTCGGGCCAGGGCGACGAAGCCCGCGTCGAAGAAGCGGTGGCGCGGGCCGAAGCCGTGTTTCATGGCCAGGCCTCGGGCATCGATCAGAGCGCGGCCCTGCGCGGCGGCGTGTTTGCGTTTCGGCGCGGGGCGCACCCCGGCGCCCCGCCGCAGATCGAGCCGATGCAGGCCCCGGCGCTTCGCCTGGTCGTGGCCCAGGTCGCGCCCTCGGCCTCCACGGCCACCATGGTCCGCGGGGTTCACGCGCTGGCCCGGCGCTATCCGGCCGCCATCACCCCCACCTTTGAAGCCATCGGTCAGGTCGCCCGGGCCGGGCGCGCCGCCCTCGAAGCCGGAGATGTGCAAGAGGCCGGCGAGCTGATGAACGTGAACCAGGGCCTGCTCAGCGCGCTGGGGGTCTCGATCGCCGCGATCGATGCGGCCTGCCATCTGGCACGCCAGGCCGGCGCGCTGGGCGCCAAGCTCACCGGCGCCGGAGGCGGCGGCTGCGTCGTCGCGCTCAGCCCCGATGCCGAACATACCCGGTTGATTCGCCAGGCCTGGGAGGCCCGCGACTGGCCCTGCTTCGAGTTTTATCTGGAGCCTTAA
- the mvaD gene encoding diphosphomevalonate decarboxylase, which yields MHATALAHSNIALVKYWGKRDRALNLPVAGSLSLTLGGLATTTTVHFRPELESDLVSLDGRELRPGSVAHRRIADFLDLVRNDAGITSFAEVETANNFPTAAGLASSASGFAALALAATHAAGQQLTDAQLSVLARRGSGSAARSIFGGFAEMSAGTRADGRDAHARALAGPEHWDLRCVVAVTTQGEKDVSSTEGMTRTQETSPLFEPWARTVDADIAQARHAVETRDFALLGRVAERSCLGMHASAMAADPGVIYWNPTTIEVIHRVRRARRDGLQIFFTIDAGPHVKVFCPARELSALRSVLSQIDGVNDLIVARPGQGAHLLES from the coding sequence ATGCACGCCACCGCACTCGCCCACTCCAACATCGCGCTCGTGAAGTACTGGGGCAAACGCGACCGGGCGCTCAACCTGCCGGTGGCCGGAAGCCTCTCGCTTACCCTGGGCGGCCTGGCCACCACCACCACCGTGCACTTTCGCCCGGAGCTGGAATCGGATCTCGTCAGCCTCGACGGCCGAGAGCTGCGCCCGGGCAGCGTCGCCCATCGACGCATCGCCGACTTTCTGGACCTGGTGCGCAACGACGCCGGCATCACCTCCTTCGCCGAGGTCGAGACCGCCAACAACTTCCCCACCGCCGCCGGCCTGGCCTCCTCGGCCTCGGGCTTTGCGGCGCTGGCGCTGGCGGCGACCCACGCCGCCGGCCAACAGCTCACCGACGCCCAACTCTCGGTGCTGGCCCGCCGCGGTTCGGGCTCGGCGGCGCGCTCGATCTTTGGCGGGTTTGCCGAGATGAGCGCGGGCACCCGGGCCGACGGCCGCGACGCCCACGCCCGGGCCCTGGCCGGCCCCGAACACTGGGACCTGCGCTGCGTGGTGGCCGTGACCACCCAGGGCGAAAAAGACGTCAGCTCCACCGAGGGCATGACCCGCACCCAGGAGACCTCGCCACTCTTTGAGCCCTGGGCGCGCACCGTCGACGCGGACATCGCCCAGGCCCGCCACGCCGTCGAGACCCGCGACTTCGCGCTGCTCGGACGCGTGGCCGAACGCTCCTGCCTGGGCATGCACGCCAGCGCCATGGCCGCCGACCCGGGCGTGATCTACTGGAACCCGACCACCATCGAGGTGATCCACCGGGTGCGCCGGGCCCGACGCGACGGCCTGCAGATCTTCTTCACCATCGACGCCGGCCCCCACGTCAAGGTCTTCTGCCCGGCCCGCGAACTCTCGGCGCTGCGCTCGGTGCTCAGCCAGATCGACGGGGTCAACGACCTCATCGTCGCTCGCCCCGGCCAGGGGGCTCATCTGCTGGAATCCTGA
- a CDS encoding serine/threonine-protein kinase — protein MPDTPVIPTAAAQDAPPSDALGATRALEPEAAASLAEASEHSEAPAPEAPAPEGGQGPISMEPGTLIAERYRLERPLGDGGMGQVYRAEHVLMRKTVALKVLHAELTENKEVVARFQREAQAAAALDSPHVCQATDFGQTHDGQFFLVMEYLEGQTLHEAMALGRLPLVRAAHIARQIATALAQAHDHGIVHRDLKPENIMLVDREDDPDFVKIMDFGIARISPGEESTEAPQTRLTRKGMVYGTPHYMAPEQIAGADIDARADLYALGVVLFEMLTGQPPYDDDNIARLMGKHVTHPVPTLRERCPEMAFSQAAERLVARLLAKDPDARPQSARELIEELETLHQAPLTSALAPIATAAATAAGDSLETLRERARKAAIPLRERWQAEVLPRWQALAPAEQLLLKRVSAGALLLVVVLLGATLLVVGADSRAQRQTEASREALMKEEEVLQAVAAARTGDRSPLEALLLQRPDDPHLRHLALMADLHVGRKVDLVAEANAIVEADARYAHDPALIDAMVNALAAGSDDASAWLTAHLNTTSRSAIAALASQGERSSIRRRAYSLLEDNDALDDLERWERLGVELRAASNCDAYKEKIQALVKLGDPRTRPALQAMSDSPRSGCGFLNRRDCIACVRGELKDALDALPEL, from the coding sequence ATGCCTGATACCCCCGTCATTCCCACGGCTGCCGCGCAAGATGCGCCCCCTTCCGACGCCCTCGGAGCCACGCGGGCGCTTGAGCCCGAGGCCGCGGCCTCGCTGGCCGAAGCCTCCGAGCACTCCGAAGCTCCGGCCCCCGAAGCCCCGGCCCCCGAAGGCGGCCAGGGCCCCATTTCGATGGAACCGGGCACGCTCATCGCCGAGCGCTACCGCCTGGAACGCCCCCTGGGCGACGGAGGCATGGGACAGGTCTACCGCGCCGAGCACGTGCTCATGCGCAAAACCGTGGCGCTGAAGGTCCTCCACGCCGAGCTCACCGAAAACAAAGAGGTCGTGGCACGCTTTCAGCGCGAAGCTCAGGCCGCCGCCGCGCTCGACAGCCCGCACGTCTGCCAGGCCACCGATTTTGGCCAGACCCACGATGGCCAGTTCTTTCTGGTCATGGAGTACCTGGAAGGTCAGACCCTGCACGAAGCCATGGCTCTGGGACGCCTGCCCCTGGTGCGCGCCGCCCATATCGCCCGCCAGATCGCCACCGCCCTGGCCCAGGCCCACGATCATGGCATCGTCCATCGCGATCTGAAGCCCGAGAACATCATGCTCGTGGATCGCGAAGACGATCCCGACTTCGTCAAAATCATGGACTTCGGCATCGCCCGCATCTCCCCGGGCGAAGAGAGCACCGAGGCGCCTCAGACGCGCCTGACCCGCAAGGGCATGGTCTACGGCACGCCTCATTACATGGCCCCCGAGCAGATCGCCGGGGCCGACATCGACGCCCGCGCCGATCTCTACGCCCTGGGCGTGGTCCTCTTTGAGATGCTCACCGGCCAGCCCCCCTACGATGATGACAACATCGCCCGTCTGATGGGCAAGCACGTCACCCACCCGGTGCCCACCCTGCGCGAGCGCTGCCCGGAGATGGCCTTCTCCCAGGCCGCCGAGCGCCTGGTGGCCCGGCTCCTGGCCAAGGACCCCGACGCGCGCCCGCAGAGCGCCCGGGAGCTCATCGAGGAGCTGGAGACCCTGCACCAGGCGCCACTGACCTCGGCCCTGGCTCCGATCGCCACGGCCGCGGCGACCGCCGCCGGCGACTCCCTGGAGACCCTGCGCGAACGGGCTCGAAAGGCCGCCATCCCCCTGCGCGAGCGCTGGCAGGCCGAAGTGCTGCCCCGCTGGCAGGCGCTGGCTCCGGCCGAGCAGCTGCTGCTCAAACGGGTGAGCGCCGGCGCCCTGCTGCTGGTGGTGGTGCTCCTGGGCGCGACCCTGCTGGTGGTCGGCGCCGACTCCCGGGCCCAGCGCCAGACCGAAGCCTCCCGCGAAGCTCTGATGAAAGAAGAAGAGGTGCTCCAGGCCGTGGCCGCCGCCCGCACCGGCGACCGCAGCCCCCTGGAGGCCCTCTTGCTCCAGCGCCCCGACGATCCCCACCTGCGCCACCTGGCGCTGATGGCCGACCTGCACGTCGGTCGCAAGGTCGATCTGGTGGCCGAAGCCAACGCCATTGTCGAGGCCGACGCCCGCTACGCACACGACCCGGCCCTGATCGACGCCATGGTCAACGCCCTGGCCGCCGGCAGCGACGACGCCAGCGCCTGGCTCACCGCCCACCTCAACACCACCTCCCGCTCGGCCATCGCCGCGCTGGCAAGCCAGGGAGAACGCTCGAGCATCCGGCGCCGGGCCTACTCGCTCTTGGAAGACAACGACGCGCTGGATGACCTGGAGCGCTGGGAGCGCCTGGGAGTGGAGCTGCGAGCGGCCTCGAACTGCGACGCCTACAAAGAAAAGATCCAGGCCCTGGTCAAACTCGGCGATCCGCGCACTCGCCCGGCCCTCCAGGCGATGAGCGACTCGCCACGCAGTGGCTGCGGCTTTTTGAACCGCCGAGACTGCATCGCCTGCGTACGCGGCGAGCTCAAAGACGCGCTCGACGCCCTCCCCGAGCTCTAA
- a CDS encoding ATP-dependent Clp protease ATP-binding subunit, translating to MPQKFDLSRFTQKARKALERAQSLAQTLRHDHVDLEHTLLAMLEQDDSVAQSLLENLGANPKALGRKLIDELELLPKSYRKQEQPFVGKDLLGALQEAGELANTLGDQFTSSEHLLIAFARRSSSYAGRALRDAGATAEKLEEAVKKARGGQKITSAEGPASEILSKYAQDITAMAERGELDPVIGRDAEIRRVMQVLTRRTKNNPVLLGHPGVGKTSIVNALAQRLVAGDVPAGLAGKRLMRLDLGALVAGTSLRGQFEERIKTVVQEVVNSRGRIILFIDELHQLVGAGGKDSSMNASNMLKPALARGELSCIGTSTVEEYRQHVEADAALERRFQSIHVEEVSTDGCVSILRGIKQGFEIHHGVQIDDSALVAAAQMTARYVQDRFLPDKAIDAIDEAASRLRLEIDSKPTELDAVERRVHALEMERQAIAESTNPETVEERTELENAIESQREEAARLRVRWETEKVVLDEITTIKEEIEATEKTSQEAQRAGELGRAAEIRYSVMPKLKQKLEAAQARMSELHKEERLLKDFVDANDIGEVIADWTGIPVSKMLESEREKLLNMPDRLRQRVVGQDSAIETICSAIWRSRAGLQDRNRPIGNFMFVGPTGVGKTELAKALSEFLFDSEDAIVRIDMSEYMEQSKVNTLIGSARGYVGSEQGGVLTEAVRLKPYSVVLFDEAEKAHPDVFNLLLQLMDEGRLTDSQGRRVDFTNTLVILTSNVGSREIMDLSGKASGEEMTDAVQEILRDHFRPEFLNRLDAPIVFQALDKEAIRLIVDIQKKRLRKMLAEQRMTIEVSDEAKDFLAEEGFEPEYGARPLKRAIGTYIQDPLAVEVLEGKFGPGDHIVVKAADDGESLRFEKGQPGE from the coding sequence ATGCCCCAGAAATTCGACCTGTCTCGTTTTACCCAGAAAGCTCGCAAAGCGCTGGAACGCGCGCAAAGTCTGGCCCAGACCCTGCGCCACGATCACGTCGATCTGGAGCACACGCTGCTGGCGATGCTGGAGCAGGATGACTCGGTGGCGCAGAGCCTGCTCGAGAACCTGGGCGCCAACCCCAAAGCCCTGGGGCGCAAGCTCATCGACGAGCTGGAGCTGCTGCCCAAGAGCTACCGCAAGCAGGAGCAGCCCTTTGTGGGCAAAGATCTGCTGGGCGCGCTCCAGGAAGCCGGGGAGCTGGCCAACACCCTGGGCGATCAATTCACCAGCAGCGAGCACCTGCTCATCGCCTTTGCGCGCCGCTCCTCCAGCTACGCCGGACGCGCGCTGCGCGACGCCGGCGCCACCGCGGAGAAGCTCGAAGAAGCCGTGAAAAAGGCCCGCGGCGGCCAGAAGATCACCAGCGCCGAGGGTCCGGCCTCCGAGATCTTGAGCAAATACGCCCAGGACATCACCGCCATGGCCGAGCGCGGGGAGCTCGACCCGGTCATCGGGCGCGACGCCGAGATCCGGCGCGTGATGCAGGTGCTCACTCGCCGCACCAAAAACAACCCGGTGCTCCTGGGCCACCCCGGCGTGGGCAAAACCTCGATCGTCAACGCCCTGGCCCAGCGCCTGGTCGCCGGCGATGTGCCCGCCGGCCTGGCCGGCAAACGCCTGATGCGCCTGGACCTGGGCGCCCTGGTCGCCGGCACCAGCCTGCGCGGGCAGTTCGAAGAGCGCATCAAGACCGTGGTCCAGGAAGTGGTCAACAGCCGCGGCCGCATCATCCTCTTCATCGACGAGCTCCATCAGCTGGTAGGCGCCGGGGGTAAAGACAGCTCCATGAACGCCTCCAACATGCTCAAGCCCGCCCTGGCGCGTGGGGAGCTGAGCTGCATCGGCACCAGCACCGTGGAGGAGTACCGCCAGCATGTGGAGGCCGACGCCGCCCTGGAGCGCCGCTTCCAGTCGATCCACGTGGAGGAGGTCTCCACCGATGGCTGCGTCTCGATCCTGCGGGGCATCAAGCAGGGCTTTGAGATTCACCACGGCGTGCAGATCGACGACAGCGCCCTGGTGGCCGCCGCCCAGATGACCGCGCGCTACGTCCAGGACCGCTTCCTGCCCGACAAGGCCATCGACGCCATCGACGAGGCCGCCAGCCGGCTGCGCCTGGAGATCGACAGCAAGCCCACCGAACTCGATGCCGTGGAGCGCCGGGTGCACGCCCTGGAGATGGAGCGTCAGGCCATCGCCGAATCCACCAACCCCGAGACCGTCGAAGAGCGCACCGAGCTGGAAAACGCCATCGAGAGCCAGCGCGAAGAGGCCGCTCGCCTGCGCGTGCGCTGGGAGACCGAGAAGGTCGTGCTCGACGAGATCACCACCATCAAAGAAGAGATCGAGGCCACCGAAAAGACCTCGCAAGAGGCCCAGCGCGCCGGCGAACTCGGTCGCGCCGCCGAGATCCGCTACAGCGTGATGCCCAAACTCAAGCAGAAGCTCGAGGCGGCGCAGGCCCGGATGAGCGAGCTCCACAAAGAGGAGCGCCTGCTCAAGGATTTTGTTGATGCCAATGACATTGGCGAGGTGATCGCCGACTGGACCGGCATCCCGGTGAGCAAGATGCTGGAGTCGGAGCGCGAGAAGCTCCTCAACATGCCCGATCGCCTCCGCCAGCGGGTGGTGGGCCAGGACTCGGCGATTGAGACCATCTGCAGCGCCATCTGGCGCTCGCGCGCGGGCCTGCAGGACCGCAACCGCCCCATCGGCAACTTCATGTTCGTGGGCCCCACCGGCGTGGGCAAGACCGAGCTGGCCAAGGCCCTCTCGGAGTTCCTCTTCGACAGCGAAGACGCCATCGTGCGCATCGACATGTCGGAGTACATGGAGCAGTCCAAGGTCAACACGCTCATCGGCTCGGCCCGCGGCTACGTGGGCAGCGAGCAGGGCGGCGTGCTCACCGAAGCCGTGCGCCTGAAACCCTACAGCGTGGTCCTCTTCGACGAGGCCGAAAAGGCCCACCCCGACGTCTTCAACCTGCTCTTGCAGCTGATGGATGAGGGGCGCCTGACCGACAGCCAGGGACGCCGGGTCGACTTCACCAATACCCTGGTGATCCTGACCTCCAACGTGGGCAGCCGCGAGATCATGGATTTGAGCGGCAAGGCCTCGGGTGAGGAGATGACCGACGCGGTGCAAGAGATCCTTCGCGATCACTTCCGGCCGGAGTTTCTCAACCGCCTGGATGCTCCCATCGTCTTCCAGGCTCTCGACAAAGAGGCCATCCGCCTGATCGTCGACATCCAGAAGAAGCGCCTGCGCAAAATGCTGGCCGAGCAGCGCATGACCATCGAGGTCAGCGACGAGGCCAAGGACTTTTTGGCCGAAGAGGGCTTTGAGCCGGAGTACGGCGCACGCCCGCTGAAGCGCGCCATCGGCACCTACATCCAGGACCCGCTGGCGGTGGAAGTGCTCGAAGGCAAGTTCGGCCCGGGCGACCACATCGTGGTCAAAGCGGCCGACGATGGCGAATCGCTCCGCTTTGAAAAAGGCCAGCCCGGGGAGTGA
- the fumC gene encoding class II fumarate hydratase, with translation MMSTRTEYDSMGPVEVPADAYWGAQTQRSVQNFKIGGHRMPRPMIKALGMVKYATAEANHRLGILAADKKDAIQAAAKEVIEGKLDDHFPLVVWQTGSGTQTNMNTNEVIANRAIEMLGGELGSKSPIHPNDDVNKSQSTNDSFPTASAVAIVDQLESALLPAIAHLRQAIDAKADAFADIVKVGRTHLMDATPLTLGQEFSGYSAQLTYAERAVRQSLELLVELAIGGTAVGSGLNTIEGYDALVCEALSEFSGYGFKPAPNKFALLAGKEAIVEAHGALKTLATSLNKIANDIRWMGSGPRCGFGELTLPSNEPGSSIMPGKVNPTQSEAMTMVCAHVFGNDAAVGFAAANGNFELNVYKPMLVHNVLESTRLLTDAMHSFTDNCVVGIEPNREQIAEDLERCLMLVTALNPVIGYDKAAEVAKKAHKENTTLRQAITELGYLSGEEFDKAMNPLAMTHPKPRG, from the coding sequence ATGATGTCGACCCGCACCGAATACGATTCGATGGGCCCGGTAGAAGTCCCCGCCGACGCTTACTGGGGCGCCCAGACCCAGCGCTCCGTTCAGAACTTTAAGATCGGCGGCCACCGCATGCCGCGCCCGATGATCAAAGCGTTGGGCATGGTGAAGTACGCCACCGCCGAGGCCAATCACCGCCTGGGGATTCTGGCCGCCGACAAAAAAGACGCCATCCAGGCCGCCGCCAAAGAGGTGATCGAGGGCAAGCTCGACGACCACTTCCCCCTGGTCGTCTGGCAGACGGGCAGCGGCACGCAGACCAACATGAATACCAACGAGGTCATCGCCAACCGCGCCATCGAGATGCTCGGCGGAGAGCTCGGCTCCAAGAGCCCGATCCACCCCAACGACGATGTGAACAAGAGCCAGTCGACCAACGACAGCTTCCCCACGGCCAGCGCCGTGGCGATCGTCGACCAGCTGGAGAGCGCGCTGCTGCCGGCGATCGCCCACCTGCGCCAGGCGATCGACGCCAAAGCCGATGCGTTTGCCGACATCGTCAAGGTGGGACGCACCCACCTGATGGACGCCACGCCGCTGACCCTGGGTCAGGAATTCTCGGGCTACTCCGCGCAGCTGACCTACGCCGAGCGCGCCGTGCGCCAGTCGCTGGAGCTTTTGGTGGAGCTGGCCATCGGCGGCACCGCCGTGGGCAGCGGTCTCAACACCATCGAGGGCTACGACGCGCTGGTCTGCGAGGCCCTCAGCGAGTTCAGCGGCTACGGCTTTAAGCCCGCCCCCAATAAATTTGCGCTCCTGGCCGGCAAAGAGGCCATCGTCGAGGCCCACGGCGCGCTCAAGACGCTGGCGACCTCGCTCAACAAGATCGCCAACGACATCCGCTGGATGGGCAGCGGCCCCCGCTGCGGGTTTGGCGAGCTGACGCTGCCGAGCAACGAGCCCGGCTCCTCGATCATGCCCGGCAAGGTCAACCCCACCCAGTCCGAGGCGATGACGATGGTCTGCGCGCACGTCTTCGGCAACGACGCGGCGGTGGGCTTTGCGGCGGCCAACGGCAACTTTGAGCTCAACGTCTACAAGCCGATGCTCGTGCATAACGTGCTCGAATCGACGCGCCTGCTCACCGACGCGATGCACTCCTTCACCGACAACTGCGTGGTGGGCATTGAGCCCAACCGCGAGCAGATCGCCGAAGATCTGGAGCGCTGCCTGATGCTGGTGACCGCGCTCAACCCGGTGATCGGCTACGACAAGGCCGCCGAAGTCGCCAAGAAGGCCCACAAAGAGAACACCACGCTGCGCCAGGCCATCACCGAGCTGGGGTATTTGAGCGGCGAGGAGTTCGATAAGGCGATGAACCCCCTGGCGATGACGCATCCCAAGCCCCGGGGCTAA
- a CDS encoding macro domain-containing protein: MEDAKRHLVVTQGDITLISMPEGALVNPSNTGLILNSGVSSAIARRGGPFMQQTLHMARSGLRNNRLEPGRAIDTEAGQLPVKRLIHVSIVGAKKVNARLVSNAILNAYDRADELELKQLAFPAIGLQPTGLSIDEFMEIFWRITSEELPRLKHVEQVYLCLFSGDEYDAGSAYAEKHADELPAAIELEISETGFAKGLFG; the protein is encoded by the coding sequence ATGGAAGATGCCAAACGCCATCTCGTCGTCACCCAGGGTGACATCACCTTGATCTCGATGCCCGAAGGGGCGCTGGTCAACCCCTCCAACACCGGTCTGATCCTCAACAGCGGTGTGAGCAGCGCCATCGCGCGTCGCGGGGGCCCCTTCATGCAGCAGACCCTGCACATGGCCCGCAGCGGGCTGCGCAACAACCGCCTGGAGCCGGGCCGCGCCATCGACACCGAAGCCGGCCAGCTCCCGGTCAAGCGCCTGATTCACGTCTCGATCGTGGGCGCCAAAAAGGTCAACGCGCGCCTGGTCTCCAACGCCATCCTCAACGCCTACGACCGGGCCGACGAGCTGGAGCTCAAGCAGCTGGCCTTCCCGGCCATCGGCCTGCAGCCCACCGGTCTGAGCATCGACGAGTTCATGGAGATCTTCTGGCGCATCACTTCCGAGGAGCTCCCGCGCCTCAAGCACGTGGAGCAGGTCTACCTCTGCCTCTTCAGCGGCGATGAGTACGACGCCGGCAGCGCCTACGCCGAGAAGCACGCCGATGAGCTCCCGGCCGCCATCGAGCTGGAAATCAGCGAGACGGGCTTTGCCAAAGGGCTCTTCGGCTGA